In the Arthrobacter sp. 31Y genome, one interval contains:
- the eccCa gene encoding type VII secretion protein EccCa, with translation MTTRIVHRPARTTLPEKTPQAAQLDAPPQLAGGAGGMNLLALVPMLGAATSVTVMMLFRGSSLAGIGAIMMVATVLASVVLMFSQRGKATRQRATKRRLYMDYLRRRRSDFEAEEQRARAGANAAHPPVDRLVQSVVNHPHRLWERRRTSPDFLVTRFGTGSVPRRPITIQDSGDAVERPDAFMLSEAEQLRHRFGSNPDMPLTLPLAAVSDVSIVGDRETALTVCRSLVCQLSAAQSPEDVELAIVVGEAELERWEWTKWLPHLQDRGTLRRAGSLTELAGLLENSLGARLTAVNSAARNFQQVPADALPRLIIITDLPEQNAVALPGVPADLPLSRLAVTRIHVLAEQQQEPERVDLRLMVSPDALSLEATATGQTMQGVADDVPEVVAESVARALAPLRLSELSHEFGEHKSSRSYAEALGLTDYTAEAMLRLWKSQRGSDFLRVAIGEDEDGTPVHLDLKEPAQQGMGPHGLCVGATGSGKSELLRTIVLSLIATHSPGDLNMVLVDYKGGATFAPFEAAPHVSGLVTNLVSDASLVDRIYSSLAGEVKRRQELLKNGGDFAHINDYRSARSRNPDNPALAEPLPYLFVCIDEFGELLTARADFIDLLLSIGRIGRSIGIHLLLASQKVEQGMLRGLDTYLAYRIALHTNSESESRTIIDVPDAYHLPSTPRPRHPQSGHHRVQTIPCGLRLRRLAPTGGRRRRYSCGVRPCAVLPPGRGFGHRGA, from the coding sequence ATGACAACACGGATAGTCCATCGTCCTGCCCGGACCACACTTCCCGAAAAGACACCCCAAGCTGCACAGCTGGACGCTCCGCCGCAGCTGGCCGGCGGCGCAGGCGGGATGAACCTCCTTGCCCTGGTGCCCATGCTGGGAGCCGCTACATCGGTAACAGTCATGATGCTCTTCCGGGGATCATCCCTGGCCGGCATCGGCGCGATCATGATGGTGGCCACTGTCTTGGCTTCGGTGGTGCTCATGTTCTCCCAGCGCGGCAAGGCTACGCGACAAAGGGCGACCAAACGCCGCCTGTATATGGACTACCTCAGGCGCCGCCGCTCAGACTTTGAGGCAGAAGAACAACGTGCGCGGGCTGGCGCAAATGCGGCCCATCCGCCGGTGGATCGCTTGGTGCAAAGCGTGGTCAACCATCCCCACCGGCTCTGGGAACGCCGCCGGACGAGTCCTGACTTCCTGGTCACCCGGTTCGGCACCGGCAGTGTTCCGCGCAGACCCATCACGATTCAGGACAGCGGCGATGCTGTTGAACGTCCGGATGCCTTTATGCTCTCTGAAGCCGAACAGCTTCGCCATCGTTTTGGCAGCAATCCGGACATGCCGCTGACGCTGCCGCTGGCTGCAGTGTCCGACGTATCAATCGTGGGGGACCGGGAAACGGCACTGACGGTATGCCGCAGCCTGGTCTGCCAGCTTTCTGCCGCACAATCTCCCGAGGACGTGGAGCTGGCGATCGTTGTTGGTGAAGCCGAGCTGGAGCGCTGGGAGTGGACCAAATGGCTGCCACATCTGCAGGACCGCGGAACACTTCGCAGGGCGGGTTCCTTGACCGAATTGGCCGGCCTGTTGGAAAACTCCTTGGGTGCGCGGCTCACGGCCGTTAACAGCGCCGCTCGAAACTTCCAACAAGTCCCCGCGGACGCCCTTCCGCGACTGATTATTATCACGGACCTCCCGGAGCAAAACGCTGTTGCGCTCCCCGGGGTGCCGGCTGACCTTCCGTTGTCCCGGCTTGCGGTGACTCGAATCCATGTTTTGGCTGAACAGCAGCAAGAGCCGGAACGGGTTGATCTCCGCTTGATGGTCTCGCCTGACGCGCTGAGCTTGGAAGCTACCGCCACCGGCCAAACCATGCAAGGCGTTGCTGATGACGTGCCTGAGGTGGTTGCCGAATCCGTAGCCAGGGCGTTGGCTCCGCTGCGTCTCTCGGAGTTGTCCCACGAATTCGGGGAGCACAAGTCTTCGCGCAGCTACGCCGAGGCATTGGGTCTCACCGACTACACAGCCGAGGCCATGCTCCGACTGTGGAAGAGCCAGCGCGGCTCGGACTTCCTGCGGGTTGCCATCGGAGAAGACGAGGACGGAACACCGGTTCACCTGGACCTGAAAGAACCGGCCCAGCAAGGCATGGGTCCGCACGGGCTATGCGTGGGCGCAACTGGTTCGGGCAAGTCCGAGCTCCTGCGAACAATTGTGCTGTCGTTGATCGCCACCCATTCACCCGGGGACCTCAACATGGTCCTGGTGGACTACAAAGGCGGCGCGACGTTCGCCCCGTTCGAGGCAGCCCCGCATGTTTCCGGGTTGGTCACAAACCTGGTCAGCGATGCCAGCCTGGTGGACAGAATCTACTCCAGCCTTGCGGGAGAGGTTAAACGCAGGCAGGAGTTGCTGAAGAACGGTGGCGACTTCGCTCACATCAACGATTACCGGAGCGCCCGTAGCAGGAACCCTGACAACCCGGCACTTGCTGAGCCGCTGCCCTATCTGTTCGTGTGCATCGACGAATTCGGGGAGTTGCTGACCGCACGAGCAGATTTCATCGACCTCTTGTTGTCCATCGGCAGGATCGGCCGCTCAATCGGCATCCATCTGCTCCTGGCGTCCCAGAAAGTGGAGCAAGGCATGCTCCGCGGGCTCGATACCTATCTGGCCTACCGGATAGCGCTCCACACCAATTCGGAGAGCGAAAGCCGGACAATCATCGACGTCCCCGATGCCTATCACCTGCCAAGTACCCCCCGGCCACGGCATCCTCAAAGTGGACACCACCGTGTTCAAACGATTCCGTGCGGCTTACGTCTCCGGCGCCTTGCCCCTACAGGAGGACGACGCCGTAGATACAGTTGCGGAGTCCGTCCCTGTGCAGTCCTTCCGCCTGGCAGAGGATTCGGTCACCGAGGTGCCTGA
- the eccD gene encoding type VII secretion integral membrane protein EccD, with product MSMALSRVTVIAAHRHLDVRLPSDEAIASLMPQILSLMNEPTSVRASSGATAAILTSSVLTTSVGITLESSLTLRQAGISDGSMLYLRDERDVPAAPDVYDVPSFAAESTERLPALWAGPLRAVGLATVAGLLMAAACSSFVVVLRGTGNRDAAFIGIAIAATLMLLGAIAGRVRTVSGGLAFVAAGLATAGATAFIVSPFATGALLLTAALVVAAAASGVATGKYITFLSSAGLLLILGGMWALLGFSTRDQPLSAGITGIVAIFALGVAPRLATVLTGLSGLDDDQRQGKRITRSTTLDAVHAAHATLTGWTLTAALVAGVAVVVVATAKNRPVWAVLLAVALLGALTFRGLALPLLAQRAGVYVAAAGACWGATQVFALATKQPLWLAVAAALAVLVLVACVVVVREQTAARLRVIASRLELVCVLATIPLVLGLSGAYTQLGQTFG from the coding sequence ATGAGCATGGCCTTGAGCCGGGTCACCGTCATCGCGGCGCACCGGCACCTCGATGTGAGGCTCCCCTCCGATGAAGCCATCGCATCGCTCATGCCGCAGATCCTGAGCCTGATGAACGAGCCCACCAGCGTTAGGGCATCTTCCGGGGCCACCGCCGCGATCCTTACTTCGTCGGTGCTTACCACTAGCGTGGGCATCACTTTGGAAAGTTCACTGACGCTGCGCCAGGCTGGCATCTCCGACGGTTCCATGCTCTATCTTCGCGACGAACGGGATGTCCCGGCGGCACCTGACGTTTACGACGTCCCCTCCTTCGCGGCCGAATCAACAGAGCGACTCCCAGCACTGTGGGCCGGACCGCTGAGGGCCGTAGGTCTCGCGACCGTTGCCGGTTTGTTGATGGCCGCTGCCTGTTCGTCGTTCGTGGTTGTTCTGCGTGGAACCGGAAACAGGGATGCAGCCTTCATCGGCATCGCGATCGCTGCCACCTTGATGTTGCTCGGCGCCATAGCCGGACGCGTACGCACCGTCTCCGGAGGACTCGCGTTCGTGGCTGCCGGGCTGGCCACCGCCGGTGCCACAGCTTTCATTGTGTCGCCTTTCGCGACTGGAGCATTGCTCCTGACTGCCGCTTTGGTCGTCGCCGCGGCTGCGTCCGGCGTGGCAACCGGCAAGTACATTACTTTCCTTTCGAGTGCCGGGCTGCTCCTCATTTTGGGCGGGATGTGGGCATTGTTGGGCTTCAGCACGCGGGACCAGCCACTCTCGGCAGGAATCACAGGGATCGTGGCTATCTTTGCGCTGGGTGTGGCACCCCGACTGGCTACAGTACTGACCGGCCTTAGCGGTTTGGACGACGATCAACGCCAAGGCAAGCGGATCACCCGCAGCACAACTCTGGACGCCGTCCACGCAGCGCACGCCACGCTGACCGGCTGGACACTCACTGCAGCATTGGTGGCGGGCGTCGCGGTGGTGGTGGTTGCGACGGCGAAAAACCGGCCCGTCTGGGCCGTACTGCTCGCTGTTGCATTGTTGGGGGCCTTGACATTCAGAGGGTTGGCGCTGCCGTTGCTTGCACAGCGAGCCGGTGTGTATGTGGCAGCAGCTGGTGCCTGCTGGGGCGCCACCCAGGTCTTCGCCCTGGCCACCAAACAGCCTCTCTGGCTTGCTGTGGCAGCAGCGTTGGCTGTTTTGGTGCTGGTTGCCTGTGTGGTGGTGGTCCGGGAACAGACTGCCGCCAGGCTCCGAGTCATCGCCTCACGGCTGGAGCTTGTGTGTGTCCTCGCCACGATTCCCTTGGTGCTCGGACTTTCCGGGGCCTACACACAGCTAGGACAGACTTTTGGCTGA
- the eccCb gene encoding type VII secretion protein EccCb produces the protein MSARSVEGKRPSNEAESATILSAVVGFAAEQPRLTQPVWLPPLPAAVSLAGTGASLDLTSTGPRLTQPQYLSPAVGILDDPARQWQGPWHLDLTARGGNIAIIGAPHSGKSTALRTIAASLALSHGVDDINIYAVDLLGNALAGLAGLPHCSGVAGRGNRELLRRTIEEVQGLLNVRQSVFDHHKLDSLQAMRALRSRGGLGELACTDALLFIDGFGSLTSEFPELEEAVHDVMTRGSTLGVHVVVSLRSWAEVRMSRQSLLGTRIELHLADPADSLDRRLATTLGANRPGRALTMDKTVGHFALPSLSPTPDRDNAGQELAELGSVLRKYNALSAPPVRVLPTITRLSPDHRPIRGSIALGIREHDADIDHLDLFGADRGAVVVGDPETGRTNLLRTAASQLMASHGPGQLAFAVFDPRQQLQDFIPDEYLGEYASNGQKAAQLADFVAGQVRDRLGDGSSAPVRTPKIVLLVDDYDILAATGNQPLRALASYLPSGADVGLFAMVTSRTTGSGMMMHDSFIASLRAAGAPVIMFSGDRSEGVIANGERPVPLPAGRARILRTSRPPVTVQTFYQDHEVVHHEL, from the coding sequence ATGAGCGCCCGTTCCGTAGAAGGCAAGCGCCCCTCGAATGAGGCAGAAAGCGCAACCATCCTCTCCGCCGTCGTGGGTTTCGCCGCTGAACAGCCGCGACTAACGCAACCCGTATGGCTTCCGCCCTTGCCGGCGGCCGTGTCCCTCGCGGGAACCGGTGCCTCACTGGACCTCACCTCCACAGGGCCCAGGCTCACCCAGCCGCAATACCTAAGCCCAGCCGTCGGGATCCTGGACGACCCGGCCCGGCAGTGGCAAGGGCCATGGCACCTGGACCTCACCGCCCGAGGCGGCAACATAGCGATCATCGGCGCCCCGCACAGCGGCAAATCCACCGCGCTGCGGACCATCGCGGCATCGCTGGCCTTGAGCCATGGGGTGGATGACATCAATATCTACGCGGTGGACCTCCTTGGAAATGCGCTTGCAGGGCTGGCGGGGCTTCCTCACTGCAGCGGGGTGGCCGGCCGCGGCAACCGGGAGTTGCTCCGGAGAACCATTGAGGAAGTTCAAGGGCTGCTTAACGTCCGGCAGTCCGTGTTCGATCACCACAAACTGGATTCACTACAAGCCATGCGTGCTCTCCGATCCAGGGGCGGGCTCGGAGAGCTGGCATGCACCGACGCTTTACTTTTCATCGACGGCTTCGGAAGCCTGACCTCCGAGTTTCCTGAACTGGAGGAAGCGGTGCACGACGTCATGACACGTGGCAGCACCTTGGGCGTGCACGTGGTGGTAAGCCTGCGGAGTTGGGCCGAAGTCCGGATGTCCAGGCAGTCACTCTTGGGAACGAGGATTGAGCTGCACCTTGCCGATCCCGCGGATTCACTTGATCGCCGCCTCGCAACAACCCTTGGGGCAAACCGGCCAGGACGTGCCCTGACAATGGACAAGACGGTTGGACATTTCGCCCTTCCGTCGTTGTCCCCAACTCCGGATCGGGACAATGCCGGGCAGGAACTTGCCGAGCTCGGGTCGGTCCTGCGCAAGTACAACGCGTTGAGCGCTCCTCCGGTGCGCGTCCTGCCCACCATCACGAGGCTTTCGCCGGATCACCGTCCGATCCGCGGCAGTATTGCGCTGGGCATCCGGGAGCACGACGCCGACATCGATCACCTTGATCTTTTCGGCGCGGACAGGGGAGCCGTGGTGGTTGGGGACCCCGAAACCGGCCGGACCAACTTGCTGCGGACTGCAGCCTCCCAGTTGATGGCCTCGCACGGACCGGGTCAGCTGGCCTTTGCGGTGTTCGATCCTCGCCAGCAGCTGCAGGACTTCATCCCCGATGAGTACCTGGGAGAGTATGCGTCCAACGGACAAAAGGCAGCCCAGCTTGCCGACTTCGTTGCAGGGCAGGTGCGGGACCGGTTGGGCGATGGAAGCAGCGCACCCGTCCGGACGCCCAAGATCGTCCTCTTGGTGGACGACTATGACATTTTGGCGGCCACCGGAAACCAGCCGTTGCGGGCACTGGCAAGCTACCTTCCCTCGGGGGCAGATGTTGGACTTTTTGCCATGGTCACCAGCAGGACCACCGGGAGCGGCATGATGATGCACGACTCCTTCATTGCCAGTCTCCGGGCCGCCGGCGCTCCCGTGATTATGTTCTCGGGGGACCGCTCAGAAGGAGTGATCGCCAACGGTGAGCGCCCAGTTCCACTGCCTGCGGGTCGGGCAAGGATTCTGCGCACCAGCCGGCCACCCGTGACGGTCCAGACCTTCTACCAGGATCACGAGGTTGTTCACCATGAGCTATGA
- a CDS encoding DUF6177 family protein produces MSSIPLVPVPTPAGRPWLSRTLRGDLQQAAAASAGNGIVALQTQADAAVSYPLLAFLKAARIPWVVEGSDGEARDALMAAEDSAATEAFAATEALTAAGAPEVSPAVVMYGSVLHAASGDLMLGAFTSAMLAAAGCTPEYMGPVEPLHEPWDPAVLTAGLREDMPLGIWLLSGQGFAGVVTAYRAEAGVVEAFDVMTMAPGIDALADPAALEAAVRANAQEFGAELHVGASGLSVGVGQDFLRVPQLLVLGPSLRRIVPESLMEEPTGMTAQDLGYAPFQHLAIRYPAASTWDGGIARATQQRILGAA; encoded by the coding sequence ATGAGTTCAATACCGTTGGTGCCCGTTCCCACTCCAGCGGGCCGTCCATGGCTTAGCAGGACGCTGCGCGGGGATCTGCAGCAAGCTGCGGCTGCATCGGCGGGAAACGGCATAGTCGCCCTGCAGACACAAGCCGATGCTGCCGTCAGTTACCCGCTGCTGGCATTTCTCAAAGCCGCACGAATCCCTTGGGTGGTGGAAGGATCCGACGGCGAGGCGCGCGATGCCCTCATGGCCGCCGAGGACTCCGCGGCGACCGAGGCCTTTGCGGCGACCGAGGCCTTAACGGCGGCGGGCGCGCCAGAGGTGAGCCCCGCCGTCGTGATGTATGGCAGTGTGCTGCATGCTGCCTCGGGAGACCTGATGCTGGGAGCCTTCACGTCCGCCATGTTGGCTGCTGCCGGATGTACTCCCGAATACATGGGGCCAGTAGAGCCACTCCACGAGCCGTGGGACCCGGCCGTGTTGACTGCCGGGCTTCGGGAGGACATGCCCTTGGGGATCTGGCTGCTTTCCGGGCAGGGTTTCGCAGGAGTAGTGACTGCATACCGCGCGGAGGCAGGTGTGGTGGAGGCTTTCGATGTGATGACCATGGCTCCCGGCATTGATGCGCTGGCAGATCCGGCTGCCCTGGAGGCCGCAGTGCGGGCCAACGCACAGGAATTCGGCGCGGAGCTCCATGTCGGGGCCTCAGGTCTCAGCGTCGGCGTGGGACAGGATTTCTTGAGGGTGCCGCAGTTGCTGGTACTGGGGCCGTCGTTGCGCCGAATCGTGCCTGAAAGCCTTATGGAGGAGCCCACAGGGATGACCGCCCAGGACCTGGGCTACGCGCCGTTCCAGCATCTGGCCATCCGGTACCCGGCGGCTTCCACGTGGGATGGCGGCATAGCCCGCGCCACGCAGCAACGGATACTCGGCGCGGCGTAA
- a CDS encoding MinD/ParA family ATP-binding protein encodes MSQTTTPVGGFPGMGGTATPAPVPAASDAAAPAAAPPEAPKTPHTELPPSSPSAPAPHAARIAAKRRKSGDSWWERVRFEVTDAVTSGSLSERLIRASSAVEAPITTGRRIVVLGTAGGAATTTVAALMAKLLGSIRQEPVIAVDATDHGGNLLRHLGASEAAPLTKLMQQFRTEPVRTLPDAVKNAAACGNQVFAAGRADVPALADAPVGLQEWTDVSSTLSRFMAVTVVDGGASPLSRHAAALMGTAHAVVLVSPPGTQEAAKLASLQESLGTSFPDVHQVAVVVRSRQNHEAALSDGVLPYDRHLASGSSLQLSRLGSRTRIAATELTGKALMAANRA; translated from the coding sequence ATGAGCCAGACGACGACGCCGGTGGGCGGCTTTCCGGGGATGGGCGGCACTGCGACACCAGCCCCAGTCCCAGCCGCTTCGGATGCCGCCGCGCCAGCAGCAGCACCTCCCGAAGCGCCGAAGACACCGCATACTGAGCTGCCGCCGTCGAGCCCTTCCGCCCCTGCGCCGCATGCCGCACGCATCGCCGCAAAGCGTCGGAAAAGTGGTGACAGTTGGTGGGAAAGGGTCCGCTTCGAGGTGACCGACGCCGTGACCTCCGGATCGCTGTCCGAGCGCCTCATCAGGGCGAGTTCAGCGGTTGAAGCCCCCATCACCACCGGGCGGCGCATCGTAGTACTTGGCACAGCGGGTGGCGCGGCCACCACCACCGTCGCGGCGTTGATGGCCAAGCTACTGGGCAGCATCCGGCAGGAACCCGTTATCGCTGTAGATGCCACCGATCACGGCGGAAATCTTCTGCGACACCTCGGGGCCTCAGAGGCCGCCCCACTCACAAAACTCATGCAGCAGTTCCGAACAGAACCCGTTCGAACGCTGCCGGATGCCGTCAAGAACGCTGCAGCCTGCGGCAACCAGGTCTTTGCCGCCGGAAGGGCGGACGTTCCGGCTTTGGCGGACGCGCCCGTCGGTTTGCAGGAGTGGACCGACGTTTCATCCACGTTGTCCCGCTTTATGGCGGTAACAGTCGTCGACGGCGGCGCCTCACCTTTGTCCCGACACGCAGCAGCGCTGATGGGAACCGCCCACGCCGTGGTGCTGGTATCACCGCCGGGAACTCAGGAGGCCGCCAAACTCGCGTCACTTCAAGAATCCCTGGGAACATCATTCCCGGACGTTCACCAAGTGGCAGTGGTGGTACGGTCCCGCCAGAATCATGAGGCAGCATTGAGCGATGGCGTGTTGCCCTATGATCGGCATTTGGCCAGTGGCAGCAGCCTTCAGCTCAGCCGGCTCGGCTCCCGAACCAGGATTGCGGCCACTGAACTCACCGGCAAGGCCCTGATGGCCGCGAACAGGGCCTAA
- a CDS encoding MinD/ParA family ATP-binding protein, translating to MELGATRVEVFADGRVTVGGEAISPPEGTDPYSAAIAVLADYAKSSGAPVLAAAIDHAKGQEGRFHVHPDGRAEAVTGFPGSVDSSPAESAQSAAESADAPPANPSYGSAHLETQFVRPDRPRPTTGLRGALYSATGGFVNLGPSAKDQDEAELERRIARPLSGSFNTAILSLKGGIGKTSTTVGVGMILAEYRGDHPCAIDANPDSGDLAERALGEMLYQKVKPRTITDIVRDIEKITSLTMLTDYMHHANRLHLVAGEQDPALSDALTAAEYLKIKHLVSQYYSVTLTDCGTGVSHPAMAGVLPEATNLVIASGYAVSGAKRARNTLQWLADHGYENLARNAIVVVTDKDQVSSRVNKRAIEEHLAGFCRQLITVPHDRGVADGDRISLDKISGGTRRAYKEIAAAIVDGYV from the coding sequence ATGGAACTGGGGGCCACACGCGTCGAAGTGTTTGCCGACGGCAGGGTAACAGTAGGCGGAGAGGCCATTTCTCCTCCTGAGGGGACCGATCCTTACTCGGCGGCAATTGCGGTACTTGCGGACTATGCCAAGTCATCCGGAGCGCCGGTTCTGGCGGCCGCGATCGACCATGCCAAGGGTCAAGAGGGCCGGTTCCACGTGCATCCAGACGGTCGCGCAGAAGCGGTGACTGGATTCCCGGGGTCAGTAGACTCCTCGCCCGCAGAATCAGCCCAATCCGCTGCAGAATCGGCCGATGCTCCCCCGGCAAACCCGAGCTACGGTTCTGCACACCTCGAGACTCAATTCGTCAGGCCGGACCGGCCCCGCCCCACCACTGGGTTACGCGGCGCCCTGTATTCTGCCACGGGTGGTTTCGTGAACCTGGGCCCCAGCGCCAAAGACCAGGACGAGGCGGAGTTGGAGCGCCGGATCGCCCGTCCGCTCTCCGGCAGCTTCAACACAGCGATCCTCAGCCTCAAGGGCGGCATCGGCAAGACATCCACCACGGTGGGTGTGGGCATGATCCTTGCCGAATACCGGGGCGATCACCCGTGCGCGATCGATGCCAACCCTGACAGCGGGGATCTGGCCGAACGCGCACTGGGCGAAATGCTCTATCAAAAGGTCAAGCCACGCACCATTACGGATATTGTCCGGGACATCGAAAAGATCACCTCGCTGACAATGCTCACCGATTACATGCATCACGCCAACAGGCTGCACCTTGTGGCAGGCGAGCAGGACCCGGCGTTGTCCGATGCCTTGACGGCTGCTGAATACCTGAAGATCAAGCACCTGGTTTCCCAGTACTATTCGGTGACTCTTACTGATTGCGGCACGGGCGTGTCACACCCGGCCATGGCCGGAGTGCTCCCGGAAGCAACCAACTTGGTCATCGCCTCCGGTTACGCAGTGAGCGGTGCAAAACGTGCCCGCAACACCCTCCAGTGGCTAGCCGACCATGGGTACGAGAATCTGGCAAGAAACGCCATTGTGGTGGTCACGGACAAAGACCAAGTGTCCAGCCGCGTCAATAAACGTGCCATCGAAGAGCACCTTGCCGGTTTCTGCCGGCAGCTCATTACGGTGCCCCACGATCGCGGCGTCGCTGATGGCGACCGCATTTCGTTGGACAAGATTTCGGGCGGAACCCGGCGGGCTTACAAGGAGATCGCCGCAGCGATCGTGGACGGTTACGTCTAG
- a CDS encoding DUF6882 domain-containing protein, translating to MTELTFQNIVDDGAILFLETHHMQDDRFEEWGYERWNTDDQFASVEFHFPGRSSKHLQTAFVGTSGPGPKSFLWGWANPNVAATPAQKEVFDQVVAFGRHYGIEELTNGEVPFTSIVPAFADEEVRLSAEKAGSTLVAFKIATAVKMITGRANHFTSDIGRGSMAVVAYNHGSLELGPPSALTFQMRVMEAVAAGMIEDHRRAVESYARFRLQTPVTEPSPGTLEVTFDDGKATIAFDENNRLSTMNGSMTGSK from the coding sequence ATGACTGAGCTGACCTTCCAAAACATCGTCGACGACGGTGCCATCCTTTTCCTCGAAACCCATCACATGCAGGACGATCGTTTTGAGGAATGGGGCTACGAGCGTTGGAACACTGACGATCAGTTCGCCAGTGTGGAATTCCACTTTCCCGGGAGAAGTTCAAAGCATTTGCAGACTGCTTTTGTGGGAACGTCCGGCCCTGGTCCCAAGAGTTTCCTGTGGGGATGGGCGAATCCGAATGTTGCGGCCACGCCTGCCCAAAAGGAAGTCTTTGACCAAGTAGTGGCATTCGGCCGGCACTACGGCATTGAGGAACTGACCAATGGTGAGGTTCCCTTCACCAGCATCGTCCCAGCATTTGCGGATGAGGAAGTCAGGCTCAGCGCAGAAAAGGCCGGATCAACCTTGGTGGCCTTCAAGATTGCCACCGCAGTGAAAATGATTACCGGCCGGGCGAACCACTTCACATCCGACATCGGCAGGGGCTCCATGGCCGTGGTCGCCTATAACCACGGCAGCCTGGAGCTGGGGCCGCCATCAGCCCTCACCTTCCAGATGCGCGTCATGGAGGCGGTGGCCGCCGGCATGATCGAGGACCACCGCCGAGCCGTGGAAAGCTACGCCCGCTTCCGGCTTCAGACACCAGTCACCGAACCGTCTCCGGGCACCCTTGAGGTAACGTTCGACGACGGGAAGGCCACTATCGCGTTCGACGAAAACAACAGGCTGAGCACCATGAATGGATCAATGACCGGTTCCAAATAG